The genomic window GATCGCGTTTTTAGGGGCGGAGCCGGCAAGAGAACCGTCGCTGATCGCGAAGCCCGAGGCCTTTGAGAGCTTGCTTCATCCGAGCTGCTCGCACTGTCTTATTGAGGCCGAGCGACGCAAGGACGAGTTACGCTCAGACGACCGCGTGCTCTGCTGGATCCGTGTGCAGGCCGACGGGTACATCAACGACGGCGCTATACCCTTGCGGTTCTTCCTTAGCGCGCATCGGATTCTCGACGACGGTTGGGGGCTGTTCGTCTACGATCCGGACGCCGGCTTCGCCCGCGGATTTGAGCCGGGGGGCGGACCATTTCGGTTCCACGGCTGGCGGAACGGCGTCATGGTGATCAAAAGCGGAGATGGCACCCTCTATTCGAGCCTTTCCGGCATTGCTTTCGACGGCCCGAACAAAGGCGCCCGCCTTCAGCCGGAGCCGTCTTTGGTGACCGAATGGGGGTTCTGGCAGAAACGATATCCGCAGGCAGTCGCATTTACGATGGTTGACAAGTTTAAGCCCGTCGAGCTGCCGACCGAGGTGAGCAACGACTCGCGCCAAAGCCGCGGCCTCACCGACGCGCGAATGCCGGCCGAGACGATGGTGCTCGGCGTTTGGGATGGGAAAAGCGCACGCGCTTATCGGCTCGACGACCTCGAAAAAGTCGGCGTGGTGCATGATACGGTCCGTGGCCAACCGCGGCTGGTCCTTTGGTGCGGCCCGACGAAAACCGCAGCCGCATACCGTCAGCCCTGGGGGACATCCGGCTTGACGGGTGACGCCGGATGGATCTTCAGCGTTGACCGAGACGAACCAGAGGCGCCGTTCGTTGATAAACGACTCGGCCGGCACTGGGACATCACCGGCCGACCTCGCGACGGCGGCCCAACGCTCGTCTGGATGGACAGCGTTCAGGTCAAATGGTTCGCCTGGGCGGCCGAGTATCCCGAGACGTCGATTTACACCAAGTAGTGCGGCCATGC from Pirellulales bacterium includes these protein-coding regions:
- a CDS encoding DUF3179 domain-containing (seleno)protein — its product is MQRTILLMFCFVPIAFLGAEPAREPSLIAKPEAFESLLHPSCSHCLIEAERRKDELRSDDRVLCWIRVQADGYINDGAIPLRFFLSAHRILDDGWGLFVYDPDAGFARGFEPGGGPFRFHGWRNGVMVIKSGDGTLYSSLSGIAFDGPNKGARLQPEPSLVTEWGFWQKRYPQAVAFTMVDKFKPVELPTEVSNDSRQSRGLTDARMPAETMVLGVWDGKSARAYRLDDLEKVGVVHDTVRGQPRLVLWCGPTKTAAAYRQPWGTSGLTGDAGWIFSVDRDEPEAPFVDKRLGRHWDITGRPRDGGPTLVWMDSVQVKWFAWAAEYPETSIYTK